Proteins found in one Calditrichota bacterium genomic segment:
- a CDS encoding GWxTD domain-containing protein, with product MKKLFVTNVCLLLVLFNSAGWGSENSTTTPAEKLRFYVDQAAFKGDDDGVNGYLEIYISIPAYQFKYQPKGKSFLAAYEISISLFDANEKLAAEKKWQGFNQIDSLNQAEGLTTLDIAAFMVHPATYQAKIHITDLNSQACGDAAIPVTIKAFSGDSLALSDVQFARSIKKTTERNKFVKNKIDVIPNPSRAFGIESPFVYFYGEIYNIPQMNNKSTKLTRAYYLVDNRGDTVKSDIKQISPRGSSSVWVGKINILDLISGSYDLHLIVTDAASKMSARQQADFWINNPYKMLTFKQYRKEDIEEFKAQIYYIVDENERSFFDQLATPAKINYINNFWKNIDPKFRSEHLKRFYIAKERFSSPTLKGWKTDRGRVYIMYGPPDDVDRHPASLSTRAYEIWYYEHMRGQSLVQFVFVDLGIQGNYQLVHSDLQNGERQEIYNPNWRGEIRISR from the coding sequence ATGAAGAAGCTATTTGTGACAAACGTTTGTTTGCTGCTGGTGCTGTTCAATAGCGCCGGTTGGGGTTCAGAAAATTCAACGACAACTCCTGCTGAAAAATTGCGTTTTTATGTCGATCAGGCCGCATTTAAAGGCGACGACGACGGCGTCAACGGCTATCTGGAAATTTATATTTCCATCCCTGCTTATCAATTTAAATATCAGCCCAAGGGGAAATCTTTTTTGGCAGCCTACGAAATTTCGATTTCTTTATTCGATGCAAATGAAAAATTAGCCGCTGAAAAAAAGTGGCAGGGATTCAATCAAATTGATTCTCTGAATCAAGCTGAAGGATTGACCACTTTAGATATCGCTGCATTTATGGTGCATCCGGCGACTTATCAGGCAAAAATTCACATTACCGATTTAAATTCACAAGCTTGCGGCGATGCGGCTATTCCCGTAACAATAAAAGCTTTCTCCGGCGATTCGCTCGCTTTGAGCGATGTCCAATTTGCGCGATCCATTAAAAAAACAACCGAGCGGAACAAATTTGTCAAAAACAAAATCGACGTCATTCCCAATCCGTCGCGGGCGTTCGGCATCGAATCGCCGTTTGTCTATTTTTACGGAGAAATTTACAACATCCCGCAAATGAACAACAAATCCACAAAGCTCACCAGAGCTTATTATTTAGTGGACAATCGCGGCGATACGGTGAAATCCGACATCAAGCAAATCTCCCCGCGAGGCAGTTCATCGGTTTGGGTGGGAAAAATCAATATTCTCGATCTCATCTCCGGGAGCTATGATTTGCATCTCATTGTCACCGATGCGGCCAGTAAAATGAGCGCACGCCAACAAGCGGATTTCTGGATCAACAATCCCTACAAAATGCTGACGTTCAAACAATACCGCAAAGAGGATATTGAAGAATTCAAAGCGCAAATTTACTACATCGTCGATGAAAACGAGCGCTCCTTTTTTGATCAATTAGCGACGCCGGCGAAAATCAATTATATCAATAATTTCTGGAAAAATATCGACCCGAAGTTTCGCAGCGAGCATTTGAAAAGATTTTACATTGCCAAAGAACGTTTCAGTTCCCCCACGCTTAAAGGCTGGAAGACCGATCGCGGCAGAGTTTACATCATGTACGGTCCGCCGGACGACGTCGATCGCCACCCCGCTAGTCTGTCAACGCGGGCGTACGAAATTTGGTACTACGAGCACATGCGCGGACAGTCGCTCGTCCAATTTGTATTCGTCGATTTAGGCATTCAGGGAAATTACCAACTCGTGCATTCCGATCTGCAAAATGGTGAACGTCAGGAAATTTACAATCCCAACTGGCGGGGTGAAATTCGTATTTCGCGATAA
- a CDS encoding PorV/PorQ family protein: MKKFTVLLVILLLTVSAFAQQEVNKVGTTAANFLKLEVGARAVALAGAFTALANDATALHWNPAGIAFSNQMKAIYSNTNLYAGIRHQFLGIIFPFSANYFGVSFNYVDIGKIERTTEFDPEGTGLFFQNFSMAVGLSYARVLTDRITFGVTARWVHEQIWQEKADGVSGDIGLIFTPGLTGLRLGMSITNFGPSMAMNSGPLQTFYYAPLPDQPGTGNRNLEAQLQVMDYALPISFQMGVAFDIAGAESVILPNPSNRVSFILEINDSFDNPMRAKWAMEYEWRKILALRMGYKQNYDLGEFTWGGGLKIPFRNMDLRFDYAMAQYGDLGNVHVTTLQIGF, translated from the coding sequence ATGAAGAAATTCACAGTTTTATTGGTCATATTATTGCTAACCGTCTCCGCGTTTGCGCAGCAAGAGGTTAACAAAGTCGGCACAACGGCTGCCAATTTCTTGAAACTTGAGGTTGGCGCCCGTGCCGTCGCTTTGGCCGGCGCGTTTACGGCTCTTGCCAATGATGCCACCGCGCTGCATTGGAATCCGGCTGGGATTGCTTTTTCTAATCAAATGAAGGCAATTTACAGCAATACCAATCTTTACGCAGGCATTCGTCATCAATTTTTAGGCATTATTTTTCCGTTCTCTGCCAATTATTTCGGCGTATCATTCAATTATGTGGATATTGGCAAAATAGAACGAACAACGGAATTTGACCCCGAAGGCACCGGCTTGTTTTTTCAGAATTTCAGTATGGCGGTCGGGCTGAGTTATGCCCGCGTGTTGACTGATCGAATCACCTTTGGCGTCACCGCCCGTTGGGTGCATGAACAGATCTGGCAGGAAAAAGCAGACGGCGTCTCCGGAGATATCGGACTGATTTTCACACCGGGTTTGACTGGTTTGCGATTGGGAATGAGCATTACGAATTTTGGCCCAAGCATGGCGATGAATAGCGGGCCTCTGCAGACCTTTTATTACGCGCCGTTGCCGGATCAGCCGGGAACGGGAAACCGTAATTTAGAAGCTCAGTTGCAGGTCATGGATTATGCGCTGCCCATTAGTTTTCAGATGGGTGTCGCCTTTGATATCGCCGGCGCCGAGAGCGTTATTCTCCCGAACCCGAGCAACCGCGTCTCTTTCATTTTGGAAATCAACGATTCGTTCGACAACCCGATGCGCGCCAAATGGGCGATGGAATATGAGTGGCGTAAAATTCTGGCGCTGCGCATGGGTTACAAACAAAATTACGATCTGGGCGAGTTTACCTGGGGCGGCGGTCTGAAAATACCTTTCCGAAACATGGATTTGCGCTTCGACTACGCCATGGCGCAATACGGCGACTTAGGCAATGTCCATGTGACAACTTTACAGATCGGGTTTTGA
- a CDS encoding TonB-dependent receptor has product MAKVKLFFCMLFIVSLALAGALSAQVAGKIAGYVKDAKTGEPLPGANVMIKGTSLGAATDIDGYYYMINIQPGTYTVSCAMMGYKTLTKTGVQVVVGQTTKLDFTMEETVLDVGEEVVVTAERPLIEADVTSKVSTVTYEEIKNMPVEDMTRVLALQSNITILTNTPYAKRGYNIRGIEDIRMRGGRNNEVGLFVDGMKVQNPLFGGFATRINNNAINQMTVSAGGFSPEYGNALSGVINLTTREGGNRLSGLLEYSSSVPFGVKALGTEQGRARNYQDVQFSINGPVPFVRNLSFFFSSEVSTKAGSVYKFDDIIWNDHPLVKNGTLPTSNVLFQDFLEDGKMDSISLKEVHSTIVQDVYGADRWINPLDIWKGWHGMGWNNSFDWLGKLTYRINPTMKLSLSASQYNAFSQYNNFSAGYYYHLPGEWYNIDVSPVDTRENIDRLLVCDECGTKTVLLGDRYDENGNLVRAHDPTPNACPVCGSTNFQVWQRNRSGMAARNVQIRTSNRLNLIWNHTLSPSTFYTVRFQRFFESRRVRILNDPTKPYGDLLGMKNYFAPDWENVLQKDQYAFRNTYGVRDPWEGYFRMRYDNSYFSGDSSYTYDFRIDFTSQVNKHHQIKFGGQYTKIHQFRHDDQGTTGPTAYPTIYNYWPEEGALYIMDKIEYASVVINVGGRLDYAFPDTVAMWENPLDPLAEQDFTQPGLEYRPFKKGERKWKVSPRIGIAYPITATSVVHFNFGHFYQQPNYRDLYRASGAIRQVSMQLGNIIGNPLLEPEKSIQYEIGYQHQIGNLWGINVTLWSKETTNQVGSIQVPAYSDPQHQNPYTYSVFINNNFGSARGIDLAIRKRYSHYFSGTINYTWSQARVLRPTSWDGYWNDDTKNTIPKRETKPNWDQPHNIRVYLNFSVPRNAGPILFGKRLLSSAGLSVFYQGESGRPYTPTLGEAGYVAKENSARWPFFHQIDLRAYKNFKLFSLTYSAYVQIRNLFDRKNVMDGYTRTGSATDPGGQYSEYSATRMDGISINNFGPRRSITFGLRMEL; this is encoded by the coding sequence ATGGCAAAGGTCAAGCTGTTCTTTTGCATGCTCTTTATCGTATCGCTTGCATTAGCCGGAGCTTTATCCGCACAAGTGGCTGGCAAAATTGCCGGCTATGTGAAGGATGCAAAGACAGGAGAACCGTTACCCGGCGCGAATGTCATGATAAAAGGCACGTCTTTAGGTGCAGCCACAGACATTGACGGCTACTATTACATGATTAATATTCAGCCTGGCACCTATACGGTCTCTTGCGCCATGATGGGCTACAAAACGCTCACCAAAACTGGGGTTCAGGTTGTAGTGGGACAGACAACCAAGCTGGATTTCACTATGGAGGAGACGGTCCTTGATGTTGGCGAAGAGGTGGTTGTTACGGCAGAACGTCCGCTCATCGAAGCGGATGTTACTTCAAAGGTTTCCACAGTAACTTACGAGGAAATCAAAAACATGCCCGTAGAAGACATGACTCGCGTGCTTGCGCTGCAATCGAACATTACCATTCTCACTAACACGCCGTATGCGAAAAGAGGGTACAACATTCGCGGAATTGAAGATATTCGTATGCGCGGTGGCAGAAACAACGAAGTAGGTCTGTTCGTTGATGGCATGAAAGTACAGAACCCGTTGTTTGGCGGTTTTGCCACACGAATCAACAACAACGCCATCAACCAGATGACTGTGTCTGCTGGCGGTTTTAGCCCGGAATATGGCAACGCATTGTCCGGTGTTATCAATTTAACGACGCGCGAGGGTGGGAATCGGCTGTCTGGTTTGTTGGAATACAGCTCATCCGTTCCTTTCGGAGTAAAAGCATTAGGTACGGAACAGGGCAGAGCTCGAAATTATCAGGATGTTCAATTTAGCATTAATGGCCCAGTGCCATTTGTCCGCAATCTATCTTTTTTCTTTTCCAGCGAAGTTTCCACCAAAGCGGGAAGCGTCTATAAATTTGACGACATTATCTGGAACGATCACCCATTGGTAAAAAACGGCACTCTGCCGACATCGAATGTTCTGTTTCAAGATTTCCTCGAAGACGGAAAGATGGACTCGATTTCACTGAAAGAAGTCCACAGCACAATCGTTCAAGATGTTTATGGCGCGGATCGCTGGATCAATCCCCTGGACATCTGGAAAGGCTGGCATGGCATGGGCTGGAACAATTCATTTGACTGGTTAGGTAAATTAACTTACCGCATTAACCCAACAATGAAATTGTCGCTCAGTGCTTCCCAGTACAATGCATTCAGCCAATATAACAATTTTAGTGCAGGATATTACTACCATCTTCCGGGGGAATGGTACAATATCGACGTGAGTCCTGTGGACACCAGAGAAAACATCGATCGTCTATTAGTTTGCGATGAGTGCGGCACAAAAACTGTGCTTCTTGGCGATCGCTATGACGAAAACGGAAATTTGGTGCGGGCTCACGATCCAACACCTAACGCTTGCCCTGTCTGTGGCAGTACCAATTTTCAAGTCTGGCAAAGAAATCGTTCCGGCATGGCGGCACGCAACGTGCAAATCCGCACGAGCAATCGTCTCAATTTGATCTGGAATCATACACTAAGCCCCTCTACTTTTTACACAGTGCGTTTTCAACGATTTTTTGAATCCAGACGCGTGCGGATTCTCAACGATCCGACCAAACCTTATGGCGATCTTTTAGGCATGAAAAATTATTTTGCTCCGGACTGGGAGAATGTGCTTCAAAAAGATCAGTACGCTTTTCGCAATACCTATGGCGTACGCGACCCGTGGGAAGGATATTTCCGGATGCGCTATGACAACAGCTATTTCTCCGGTGATTCCAGTTACACCTACGATTTCAGAATCGATTTTACCAGCCAGGTCAACAAGCATCATCAGATTAAATTTGGCGGTCAATATACGAAAATTCACCAATTTCGCCATGACGATCAGGGCACTACCGGGCCTACCGCTTATCCTACCATTTACAATTACTGGCCTGAAGAAGGCGCCTTGTACATCATGGACAAAATCGAATATGCCAGCGTCGTGATCAATGTCGGAGGCCGTTTGGACTATGCCTTCCCGGATACCGTCGCCATGTGGGAAAATCCGTTGGATCCGTTAGCTGAGCAAGATTTTACGCAACCCGGGCTGGAATATCGACCGTTTAAAAAAGGCGAACGCAAATGGAAAGTCAGCCCGCGAATTGGTATCGCTTATCCGATTACCGCCACCTCGGTCGTGCATTTCAATTTTGGACATTTTTATCAGCAGCCAAACTACCGCGATCTTTATCGCGCCTCAGGCGCTATTCGCCAGGTGAGTATGCAATTGGGCAACATAATCGGCAATCCGCTGTTGGAACCGGAAAAGTCGATCCAATACGAAATTGGTTACCAACATCAAATTGGTAACCTTTGGGGAATCAATGTGACTCTCTGGTCAAAAGAGACAACCAATCAGGTTGGCTCTATTCAAGTGCCGGCTTATTCTGATCCCCAACATCAGAATCCTTATACATATTCGGTTTTCATCAACAACAACTTTGGTTCCGCGCGCGGCATTGATCTGGCAATTCGTAAGCGGTACAGCCACTATTTTTCAGGAACAATTAACTACACCTGGTCTCAGGCGCGCGTCTTGCGGCCGACTTCGTGGGACGGATACTGGAACGATGACACCAAAAACACGATACCCAAACGCGAAACGAAGCCGAATTGGGATCAGCCGCACAATATTCGTGTTTATTTGAATTTCAGTGTTCCCAGGAACGCCGGCCCGATTCTTTTCGGCAAAAGGCTATTGTCAAGCGCTGGCCTAAGTGTTTTTTATCAGGGGGAAAGCGGGAGACCATACACTCCGACGTTAGGTGAAGCCGGCTACGTGGCGAAAGAAAACTCTGCTCGCTGGCCTTTCTTTCACCAAATCGACTTGCGGGCATACAAAAATTTCAAACTGTTTAGTTTGACCTATTCCGCTTACGTGCAAATTCGTAACCTTTTCGACAGGAAAAACGTGATGGACGGTTACACCAGAACCGGCTCAGCAACCGATCCTGGCGGTCAATACTCTGAATATAGCGCCACGCGAATGGATGGCATTTCCATTAACAATTTTGGACCGCGTAGATCTATTACTTTCGGTTTAAGAATGGAGCTCTAA
- a CDS encoding tetratricopeptide repeat protein, which yields MAAKSKSTTAKNTTLLQKILLIGFGLLVILIIELLLQAFDVADRFSEADPFVGFENVYPLFGEKKAPNGEKIYRTNSNKLSFFNDQQFFKAKPDSVFRIFCFGGSTTYGRPYRAETAFPRWLEINLNLADATHHYEVINCGGISYASYRIVNLVKEAANYQPDLFIVYSGHNEFLEARTYENILKQDARLKKVRVLLDKFQTYRLLRKSVNAIKQKIKPKKTKLKGEVSAILDASAGLDRYTRESIQKKQTISHFRYNLERIIQLSRERAIPLILCTVVSNVKDFSPFKSEHKSDLSAEQVRTWDKYFQKGIQFQEQRNFTEALTNYYEDFSIDDQYAELAFRIAQCLYATNQFELAKKYFFLAQELDVCPLRAPAGINQAIRNLSAQYQIPLVDLEPLFADAQNHSIPGSRYFIDHVHPTIRAQQMIAEKIAETLKQKQLVPTQNQIDQKKLHKIYAAELQKLPTNYFKEGILNLAKVLGWAGKEKEKYDILRRNAVSLKNNFEYYYMIGNSAVKNGELDKAIGYFKKAIALNSGFSESYTNLGFALENSGFPDEAMKNYQKALELDPEDYVSQSNIGRIYYIQNKLEEAKKAYQAAIKLKPDYPHAHEGLGVIYHKQGNYNRALEEFKKAISYNPNYAEAYYDLGLVLFEQFKTDSAIVYFKKAIQCQPDYADAYSSLGVCYYRKKMLKEAIESLETAVSLNSNLAKAHNNLAVAYHSAGKIDLAWQHIQLAKNLGYQIHPEFVKLLQKERGKIKRK from the coding sequence ATGGCGGCGAAAAGCAAATCTACGACGGCAAAAAATACGACTTTGTTGCAGAAAATATTGCTCATCGGTTTTGGTTTGCTCGTGATTTTAATAATTGAATTGCTATTGCAAGCGTTTGACGTCGCCGATCGCTTTTCCGAAGCAGACCCCTTTGTCGGATTCGAAAACGTTTATCCGCTGTTCGGTGAGAAGAAAGCGCCAAATGGGGAAAAAATCTATCGCACAAATTCCAATAAATTGTCATTTTTCAACGACCAGCAATTTTTCAAAGCAAAACCGGACAGCGTTTTTCGCATTTTTTGTTTCGGCGGCTCCACGACTTACGGCAGACCGTACCGCGCCGAAACTGCGTTTCCCCGTTGGCTGGAGATCAACCTCAATTTGGCGGATGCAACGCACCACTACGAAGTCATCAATTGCGGCGGAATTTCCTACGCCAGCTATCGCATCGTCAACCTGGTCAAAGAAGCTGCCAATTATCAACCTGATTTGTTCATCGTTTACAGCGGCCACAATGAATTTCTGGAAGCAAGAACGTACGAAAACATTTTAAAACAAGATGCGCGTCTCAAAAAGGTACGTGTTCTTCTTGACAAATTTCAAACCTACCGCTTGCTGCGCAAATCCGTCAATGCCATCAAACAAAAAATCAAACCGAAAAAAACAAAGCTGAAAGGTGAAGTCAGCGCCATACTCGACGCCAGCGCCGGGCTGGATCGTTACACCAGAGAAAGCATTCAAAAAAAACAAACAATTTCCCATTTTCGCTACAATCTGGAACGCATCATTCAACTCTCGCGCGAGCGCGCCATACCTCTGATTTTGTGTACCGTCGTCAGCAATGTCAAAGATTTCTCCCCGTTCAAATCAGAGCATAAATCAGACCTTTCCGCTGAACAAGTCAGAACTTGGGACAAATATTTTCAAAAGGGAATCCAATTTCAAGAACAGCGGAATTTTACAGAAGCGCTGACGAATTACTATGAAGATTTTTCCATTGACGATCAGTACGCAGAATTGGCTTTTCGCATTGCGCAGTGTTTGTACGCCACAAATCAATTTGAATTAGCTAAAAAATATTTTTTCCTCGCACAGGAATTGGACGTTTGTCCTTTGCGTGCACCCGCCGGAATCAACCAGGCGATTCGGAATTTGAGCGCCCAATATCAAATTCCGCTCGTCGATCTGGAACCGCTTTTTGCCGATGCACAAAATCATTCCATCCCCGGAAGCCGCTATTTCATCGATCACGTGCATCCGACAATTCGGGCGCAGCAGATGATCGCAGAAAAAATTGCCGAAACGCTGAAGCAAAAACAGCTCGTTCCCACGCAGAATCAGATTGATCAAAAAAAATTGCACAAAATTTATGCCGCTGAATTGCAAAAGCTGCCGACAAATTATTTTAAAGAAGGAATTTTGAACCTCGCCAAGGTGCTCGGCTGGGCAGGAAAAGAAAAAGAAAAATATGACATTTTGCGCCGCAACGCCGTTTCGCTGAAAAATAATTTCGAATATTATTACATGATCGGAAACAGCGCGGTGAAAAACGGCGAGCTCGACAAAGCCATTGGTTATTTCAAAAAAGCGATTGCACTGAATTCCGGTTTTTCCGAATCTTACACCAATTTAGGTTTTGCGCTGGAAAATTCCGGCTTTCCGGATGAAGCTATGAAAAATTATCAGAAAGCATTGGAATTAGACCCGGAAGACTATGTTTCGCAATCCAACATTGGGCGAATTTATTACATTCAAAACAAGCTGGAGGAAGCAAAAAAAGCTTACCAAGCAGCGATCAAACTGAAACCTGACTACCCGCACGCGCACGAAGGGTTGGGTGTCATCTATCACAAGCAAGGCAATTACAACCGAGCGCTTGAAGAATTCAAAAAGGCAATTTCCTATAATCCGAATTACGCCGAGGCCTACTATGATTTAGGGCTGGTGCTTTTTGAGCAATTTAAAACGGATTCCGCCATTGTCTATTTCAAAAAAGCCATTCAATGCCAGCCGGATTACGCCGACGCCTATTCCAGCCTCGGTGTTTGTTATTATCGGAAAAAGATGTTGAAGGAAGCAATTGAGAGTCTGGAAACTGCGGTTTCGTTGAATTCCAATCTTGCCAAAGCGCACAACAATCTCGCCGTCGCTTATCACAGCGCAGGAAAAATCGATCTCGCCTGGCAGCATATTCAACTGGCAAAAAATTTGGGTTACCAGATTCATCCTGAATTTGTCAAGCTGTTGCAAAAAGAGCGCGGAAAAATTAAGAGAAAGTAA
- a CDS encoding UPF0164 family protein → MKIIRDILIILLLMVFLPYGAMAGDNFKKTGTTAAQFLKIDAGARATAMGGAFSSIASDASALYWNPAGIALLDEPEVTFTYTNWIMDINHGFTGAVIPLGRGGSIGFSAVFQSMGEIEQTTIEQPRGTGLFFSAQDFAFGVTYARAMTDFIQVGITGKLIYQSIWNENATGVGIDIGMMLDTGIQGIKLAMVMSNFGTELKMEGRDLIVGYDQMPESTLNPDTEAKLSTESWPLPTIFRASVSTDFVGANGVFAVSNKNRVTAIFDVAHPNDNVEQFNFGAEYSFNERMFFRAGYKTQTDEEGLTFGAGFVAPISPTINMHLDYAYAEFGTFKYIQQFTFGLTF, encoded by the coding sequence ATGAAAATCATTCGGGATATTTTGATCATACTGCTGCTAATGGTTTTCCTGCCGTATGGGGCAATGGCGGGAGATAATTTTAAAAAGACCGGTACCACGGCAGCGCAATTCTTAAAAATCGACGCCGGAGCGCGCGCCACTGCCATGGGCGGCGCCTTTTCTTCGATTGCCAGCGACGCTTCCGCTCTCTACTGGAATCCGGCGGGAATCGCTTTGCTGGATGAGCCGGAAGTGACATTCACCTATACTAATTGGATCATGGATATTAATCATGGCTTTACCGGTGCAGTGATTCCCCTGGGAAGGGGAGGTAGTATCGGATTTTCTGCGGTTTTTCAATCCATGGGTGAAATTGAACAAACGACAATCGAGCAGCCACGGGGAACAGGTCTGTTTTTCAGCGCTCAGGATTTCGCGTTTGGCGTGACTTATGCACGAGCAATGACCGATTTCATTCAGGTCGGTATCACCGGGAAACTCATTTATCAGAGTATCTGGAACGAGAACGCCACTGGTGTTGGAATCGATATTGGCATGATGCTGGATACCGGCATTCAGGGAATCAAGTTGGCAATGGTCATGAGTAATTTTGGTACTGAATTGAAAATGGAAGGCAGGGACTTAATTGTCGGCTACGATCAGATGCCGGAAAGCACGCTGAATCCGGACACCGAAGCCAAACTGAGTACTGAATCGTGGCCTTTGCCAACGATTTTTCGCGCTTCTGTGTCCACTGATTTTGTCGGCGCAAACGGTGTGTTCGCTGTCAGTAATAAAAATAGAGTCACTGCAATTTTTGATGTTGCTCACCCCAATGACAATGTCGAACAATTTAATTTCGGCGCAGAATACAGCTTCAACGAGCGCATGTTTTTTCGCGCCGGTTATAAAACGCAAACCGATGAAGAAGGACTGACTTTCGGCGCCGGTTTTGTCGCTCCTATTAGCCCGACAATCAACATGCACCTTGACTACGCTTATGCAGAATTCGGAACTTTCAAATATATTCAGCAATTTACTTTCGGGTTAACTTTTTAG